One window of the Peromyscus maniculatus bairdii isolate BWxNUB_F1_BW_parent chromosome 18, HU_Pman_BW_mat_3.1, whole genome shotgun sequence genome contains the following:
- the Lrrc10 gene encoding leucine-rich repeat-containing protein 10 — protein MTSQTLPVGWVCHQTLKLLSGALFTVKVAGLCHRIPGYKGRVQRIQGSQPSQPHSLAGLLGRGSPGSGLHMGNIIRALVAFIPTDRCQSYVVGDLREMPLDRTVDLSGSQLRRFPLHVCSFTELVKLYLSDNHLHSLPPDLAQLQNLQILALDFNNFKALPQVVCTLKQLCILYLGNNKLCDLPDELSLLQNLRTLWLEANCLTQLPEVVCELSLLKTLHAGSNALRLLPGQLRRLRELRTIWLSGNQLADFPPVLLRMPFLEVIDVDRNSIRYFPSLAHLTNLKLVIYDHNPCRNAPKVGKGVRRVGRWADETPEPEPRKARRYALVQEESQEPPAPLLPPSS, from the coding sequence ATGACCTCCCAGACCCTGCCTGTCGGTTGGGTCTGTCACCAGACACTCAAGTTGCTATCAGGAGCACTTTTCACTGTCAAAGTAGCTGGCCTTTGTCACAGAATTCCGGGTTATAAAGGGAGGGTACAAAGGATCCAGGGCAGTCAGCCCAGCCAGCCCCACTCCTTGGCAGGGTTACTGGGCAGAGGCTCGCCCGGGAGTGGGCTCCACATGGGGAACATCATTCGGGCCCTCGTGGCCTTCATCCCCACCGACCGCTGCCAGAGTTACGTGGTGGGAGACCTCCGGGAGATGCCGCTGGACAGGACGGTGGATCTGAGTGGGAGTCAGCTGCGTCGCTTCCCGCTACACGTGTGCTCCTTCACCGAGCTGGTGAAGCTCTACCTCAGCGACAACCACCTCCACAGCCTGCCTCCAGACCTGGCCCAGCTGCAGAACCTGCAGATCCTGGCCTTGGATTTCAACAACTTCAAAGCCCTTCCCCAGGTGGTGTGTACCTTGAAACAGCTCTGCATCCTCTACCTGGGTAATAACAAACTTTGTGACCTCCCGGATGAGCTCAGCCTGCTCCAGAACCTCCGCACCCTGTGGCTGGAGGCCAACTGCCTCACCCAGCTGCCCGAGGTGGTGTGTGAGCTGAGCCTCCTGAAGACCCTGCATGCGGGTTCCAACGCCTTACGGCTGCTGCCCGGCCAGCTCCGGCGCCTGCGCGAGCTCAGGACCATCTGGCTCTCCGGCAACCAGCTCGCCGACTTCCCCCCTGTGCTTCTGCGCATGCCCTTCCTGGAGGTGATCGACGTGGATCGGAACAGTATCCGCTACTTCCCCAGCCTGGCCCACTTGACTAATCTGAAGCTGGTCATCTACGACCACAACCCTTGCCGAAATGCCCCCAAGGTGGGCAAAGGTGTGCGCCGTGTTGGGAGATGGGCAGATGAGACGCCAGAGCCTGAGCCCAGAAAAGCGAGGCGATACGCACTGGTCCAGGAAGAGAGTCAAGAGCCACctgctccccttcttcctcccagctccTGA